From Cucumis melo cultivar AY chromosome 3, USDA_Cmelo_AY_1.0, whole genome shotgun sequence:
AGGAAATCAATCGAGACGTAAATTTTGAAGAGTCACTTGATTTGTTGTAATATACCGTAGTTAGCACAAACACAATAGACATGTCCATGATGGTCCTTTATGTCTTCCTCATGTAATTAGTCTAGATACTTAGGTTGAGAATTTTATGTGTTGTTTTAAGTGGTTGGAGATTTTTCTTATGGGAAAGTATTTGAATTTTTCTCGTGGAAACCCTTTTATTTCAAGTTGTGTGGTGTGTTGTTTTCTTATTTGGGTATGTTTGTTTGGTTACTATGTGGTTTTGTGGTTCTGTGGTTTtgtgtttttgtgttttgtttatCTTTTTGACTCGATGATAAAGTTACTCTCCTCATGTAATAActttgaaaaattttaaaaaaataataataaataaaagaaaaagaaaaagaaaagttgtttTTTCTCGCAGCGTAAACAGAAATATTTGTAGTTAGACCCAGACTTGGGTCAGCCTTTGTCTCTCCCTCGGTTCCTTCCTTTCTCAATTCTTCCCTTCGATTTGGTGGGTCTTCTTCGTCACAGAAGAATTGATCCACAGCGAACAAAGGCTTGGTTTTTATTCTTTGTTTCATTCGAAAACAGGTCAAAGAGGAGTGCGATTTAACAAAATCTGAGCTGCCGAGGtcaatttttcttctaaaccTAATATCTGCTTTGTAATTTCCCCTCATCCTCTTGCCCCTTCCATTGCGATATGAAATTTGATTTATGTTCTTTTTCTTTGCAATCTTCTGATTCCAATCACAATGCCTTTCTGATTTCCTTCAAATTTTGTTTCactttgtaaaaaaaaaaaaaagtgttacaTTTCTGCTATATTGAACTAATAAACTCTTCAATAATGCTTTTGGGGTTTTGGGGCTTCAACTCTCAGTTCTTTGCATTGGGGGGATGATGATTTTTTTGTCCTTAGTGATACTTTAATTTTTGTGGCAAGGTTGTGTGATGATGAGAATGCCTGTTCTTCTGTTGTTGTTAGAGTCTTTCCCCCTGGATGTTGGTGGAATTAGGCTTCCccttttttaaattattttccaaaGAAGAATTTTGTATTTGATTTCTTTCATTAGTGAagttcaattatttatttatttctgcATTGACTATTATGATATGCCTTCTGGAAAGAAATTTCTGCCATTATCTGCATGTGGGATACTAGAAAATGATTTTGTGATCAGGATTTACTTTTCTACTTTTGGCTTTCAAATGCATTTCTTTTCCGGCGGTGCTACCCAATCATTTCTATCTAGTTCCTTGCTTGAAATTTTCGATTGTTATATTAATGTGTTAATATGACGCCTTATCATGTGATGACATTTTGTATTCAGAGTGAAATTTTTAATCTGATAAATACTGCATCTTCAGAGCTATTAAGCATCACATCTCTTTAACTCGAATGATTTTGGTGATGCCATCTTTCAGGACTCTATTCCACGTAATTGTTCTGACTTATATAAGTTTGAGTTCAAGAAATGTTTGTGACATTAATTTGGAATCTCCATTCGTTCTAGTGCCCCGATCTTCAACCCGAATCCAAGAAACTGAACCATCTGTTCCACAGCAGGAACACACTATGCAAATAGCTTGTCAACCCCATCCACTTGTTGACTTCTCAATAAGGTCTCTTTCTCCTGCTCCATTGTGCACAAAACTTTTCATTGTTAATTTTAGGCtgtaaattgatattttaatcTGAAATGCAGAAGCAGCTCTAAGAGACAAGATGGATGGAAGAATGTACAAAATTTGCATTCAAGAAACTTAGTTAAGCTTGTATTTTTGGAACGTCAGATGCATAAATTCGCTATGTCTCTGTGCAAAAACAGATTGCATGCAATCCCAAATGCTGAAGATGGGGACCCTTCTGCCTCTATGTCAGAGGACATCAATTCGAACCCAGTGCTTGATTCTATAGCAGGAGAGCTGTGGAGTAAATGGTCACCTCCAAGATACCTATGGAGGGGGCTATCTGTTCTTTTTCTAACTGGGCAGGTGATTATGAGGACTTTAAAGGGTAAAGTCCATTGGAAAAATACTCTCCAACAGCTAGAGAGAGTAGGGCCTAGATCCGTAGGGGTTTGCCTTCTAACATCTGCATTTGTTGGCATGGCATTTACTATCCAGTTTGTTAGAGAATTTACTAGATTAGGATTAAACAGGTCTGTTGGTGGTGTATTAGCTCTGGCATTCTCAAGGGAGCTAAGTCCTGTCATTACATCGATTGTGGTGGCCGGGAGAATTGGAAGTTCATATGCTGCAGAATTAGGAACAATGCAGGTGTCTGAACAAACAGACACGTTAAGAGTCTTGGGTTCGAACCCTGTTGATTATCTTGTCACTCCAAGAGTTATAGCCTCCTGCATTGCTCTTCCAATTCTGACTTTAATGTGTTTCACAGTTGGGATGGCATCAAGTGCCCTTTTGGCTGACAGTGTTTATGGTGTTAGCATCAACATTATCCTTGACTCAGCTCTGCGAGCTCTAAAATCTTGGGATATTATCAGTGCGATGATCAAATCGCAGGTTTTCGGTGCTATTATATCAGTTGTAAGCTGTGCATGGGGTATTACTACTTCAGGGGGCGCTAAGGGGGTCGGGGAGTCCACAACATCAGCCGTTGTCATCTCTCTTGTTGGCATATTTATTGCTGATTTCACCCTTTCTTGTTTCTTCTTCCAGGGAGCTGGAGATTCCCTAAAGAACTGTATGTAAATTCATTGAGTCGAGACacatacttttaaaattttcagtTGAGAAAAAGAGCGTATCAGAATCTGCTGTTTACAACAAACATGACTCCAAGAAGTTTTAACTAATGGGAAGCCATTAGAGGCATATGTGGGTTTTAGTTTCATTACTTTTAGGTTGAAGCAAGAACATTCTGGCTTGTCTTTTCTCATTGACTAGCGAAGAAGGTGCCTTTTTTACGTAGGATTTGAACGGTTCTCATTTTTTTCCATTTGTGATTAGTAAAATCTCAGCATATGTTTTGTTAGTAGAGCTTTTACCAAATTTGATTCTACCCCTAGATGGAAGGTCACTATAAAAGAGCACACTTTTGGTTACCATTTGATTTTATAGTTTGAAACGAGTTGATTCGGAAATTTCAACACTTGAACGAGCTTCCCTTGGTTTCTTTACATTCGTAACTCAAAAGCTTTGATTGCAATAAATAATTGTTGTAATCTGTTATATTCAGTTGCAGTTTGTTGTTCATCAGTGACTCATTCCAAGTTCTTGTATATAAAGgagttattttttctttttcataatgaAAACAACTTCTATGATTCAAACACATAATATGGTTTGGTTTAGAAGGTCTTGTGTTCAAGTATATGTAGTGTTACTTTTTCCTCAATTGAAATTGATTTCTATTCGTGAGATCATATAATTTCTATGATGACTCATTCCAAGTTCTTGTATATAAAGgagttattttttctttttcataatgaAAACAACTTCTATGATTCAAACACATAATATGGTTTGGTTTAGAAGGTCTTGTGTTCAAGTATATGTAGTGTTACTTTTTCCTCAATTGAAATTGATTTCTATTCGTGAGATCATATAATTTCTATTTGTCATTGAGCCATTAAGCTTATTGATCAAGCTTTTGGATTCCGATCAATCGGTGACAATTGAAGTCATACGGTGGGAAACCTTTTCTTTCAAGCAATTGGGCTTTTTTCTATTTGGGATAGGATTCCCAAAACAGAATGCAAATTCAATTTCAAACAACAGAAAAGAATGCACAGGTGAAGAGGTTTAAGGGTTTAGGTAGCCTTAAAAGATATGGAATCTCTTCGCTACTTACCGATCCATTTTAGGTCTTAAAATGAGTTCCAAATTTCCTATGTGCTTACCAAACAGAGTGGGAGATTGATTGTTAAAAACACGGGATAATGGCCTATTTGTTCCATAGCTTAAGCAACTATATCCTTCAATTCTAAAAAACAATAAGCTTGACATCTTTAGTTTATGACTGTTGGAGCTATTATATGGAGTTCGCGGTTGGAATTTTCAAAGACAAGTGACTACTTGGCGTATTGCTTCTTGCTGGCTGGTGTATTAGACACGAGATTCTTTCATTGCAAGTTAAAATTCGAAGACTAGGCAGTTATATGGGGTTTTCTTTAAAGGTGTTTCAATCTATTCTCttgattttataaaaaaaaattgatgaagatgtAATGAAAAGCTTAAAAgaactaaagaaaaaaacagtAGAAGGACGCATCTCTTTCGTTTAAGGACAGAGTGTCAACTTTGAAAATTAAGTGGACACAAAACTTTAACTTCAACACTTTAACTTCAACGATCAAAAATTTTTAGTTGGCCCCGTTTTtaacttataaatatttattttccaaGTCAAAATCCAAGTTAAAATGAATACAACTGTGCTAAATTATTTAGACACGACATATTCAATCAGATTTTCGTCCTGTTAAAGACCACAGTAGAACACACAAAATGACAACTAAAGCTCCACTTCCGTTATGACTCCTTATTTTGTTTTGGTTCTTTGAAAACTAAGCTTTAACCATAAATTTTTTTGCCATAATTTACATCTTTCTCAATTACCAGAGTTGAAAATTTAGGGGAAAATTAGCAAAAGTAGTACACTTTtggttttatatttaaaaagtagcacatttttctttaaaaaaactcgtaaatttgtttttcttaatcAATTCCGGCCAACCTTGACACCGAgattcttttcaaattttaaaaaattgtttcaaCATCATTTCTCGGTCCATCTTGATTGAACTCAACATTGAGgttttgggttttgtttttaaatttcaaaataaagagTATTTTCAAATGACAGAACGTTTGATATCCGTAAACCCTAAGTATTTGGAAATACATTGTACATATTCTCCACACCTGTTTTATTGTGCTTTTAGTGTCTTAACGCAGGAATaggaacaaaagaaaaaactagTGAATCGCAGAGGACCTTGTGGCAAAAGCTACGCGAGAAGTGCACGTCTGGCAAATACAACTTCTAGGTGAGAATTTATGTCATCATGCGAGGAAGGTTTCACtaaaagacaagaatggtagttggagttggtGTGTGACTTAACAAAGCTGCAATCGGCACTGACATGATCAAAAGAATATAAGTTTCCCGTCGAAAGTTGCTTATGAAAAGACTCATTCCCTACCAAGTAAAGAGGCTAGCTTGGATTGAAGAGTTTTGTATCATTTCCAAAGAATTTTGTACCATTTTAGACGAATGTGTCTTTAAATAAAATAGAGTTTACTCTGACCACTTTTCTGAATGAGCTCCAACGATTTCAAAACCTTGCTATGGGTAAGGGAAGGAAGTGGAAGCAAATATTGCTACCACAGAGAAAGAGTTAGTGGGAGGATCGTCCTCTAAGACTAGAGTTGGACCTTcatagatgaagaagaaggaaaagtgGAAGACTCTTAAGAATAGTAAGGGAAAGAAATTTGCTAAAGGTAAATGTTACAACTGCAACTAGGATGGACATTGGCTGAGAAAAATTGCACAAAGTACCTTGCTGAGAAGAAAGCTGAGAATGAAGCACAAGGTAACTATGATTTAATAGCTGTTGAAACATGCTTAGTGGAATATGATACTTCAACCTGAATACTAGATTCAAGAGTCATTAATCACATTTACTTTCCATTTCAAGAATCTAGTTCTTGAAAAGCTAGTAGAAGACAAGATCATCCTCAAAGTTTGGAACAAAAGGGGTTGTCTCGGCTGAAGCAATGGGAAATTTGAAGTTGTTTAGATAGATATTTCatacttaaaaatattttgtatgcTTCTCAAAAGTTGAggaatttaatatctatttcttGTATTTTGGAACAAATCTACctaatatattttgaaatcaattaagtgttcatttttttttagaaaatgtatTTAGTTTTGTTCTGCTATACTTATAAACAACTTACATAAGTTAAAACCAATTGGAGAAAATTTTAtcttaaatactgaaatgtttagcATAAAAGATAAAGATTTCTTCTAATACCTATATATGGTACTTAAGATtcggtcacataaatctcaatgcgATTGGGGAGATTAGTTAAGAGTAGACTTCTaattagttagaagataactctttaccttcTTGTGAGTCTTGTCTTAAAAGGAATAATGACCAAGAGATATTTTACAGGAAAATGTCTTATAGCAAAATACCTTTAGAGATTGTATATTCGAACCTCtatggaccaatgaatgtcaaagttTAAGGAGGGTTTGAAcatttcatcaattttgttgatgattattcaagggtTTGGTCATGTTTATCTATTGCATCATAAGTCTCATTttcttgaaaagtttagagaatTTAAGACTAAAGTTAAGAATAATTAATAAGGTAAAACTATAAAGACATTGTGATCATATCAAGGTGGAGACTATGTGGACTTAAGATTCCAaaactatttgatagaacacgAAATCTATTAATAACTCACTACATCTAGTACGCCTAAGCAgaacggtgtatcagaaagaataAATTGagccttgttggacatggtttgTTTCATGATGAGCTTTGCTTTTTAATCCTCAAGAAAATAAGGAATTTGTATTGACAAATACCACATTCTTAGAAGAAAACCTCATCAAGAATCATCAAACCACGtagtaaattagtattaaatagGATTTCCAAAGACGTCATAGATAAACCTCGTTAATCCATTGAAGTAGTTTATGAAACTAGAGAATCTTGTTAGTCACATTCTTCTCAAGAGTTTATAGTGTCTCGAAGTAGTGAGAGGGTTGTTCATCATCAGCTTGATCATTACTTGGTTTTATCAAAAACCAAATCATCATACTTGATGATTGTttagaggatccattgacttatAAATAGGCAATGAATGTTGTAGATTATCTAACTAATGTCAATAAATGGCTATCTAcgcaatttcaaataaaatatttggatATGGGCAATGTGTTTAGGGATCCAAATTGTTCGGATTTGCAAGAATAAATCACTAGCCATATCTCAAGCATCTTATAAAGACAAAATGTTATTTAGATATAAAATGCAGAATTCTAATAGTTTGTTGCATTacaaatatggaattcaaaAGTCTAAGAAACAATGTCCTAAAACACACCTCAAAAAGTTGAGGATAAGAGACATATTCCTTTTGCTTCCATTATTGGGAGTTTGTTATATGccatgttatgtactagacctaaCATTAGCTACTTAGAAGGGATGAATTGTTGTTAAGtatattctaaaatagtttaggAAATAAAAAAACTACGTGCTTGTGTATAGTGCTAAGGATCTAATCCTTATTGGATACATTGATTGTGATTtctaaagatgctagaaagtgtATATTGAAATTAGTATTCACTCTAaatggaggagcagtagtatAAAGAAGCGTGAAGTTAAATTGTACTACCTTATCCAGGTAATTGTGCATCGTAGTGACGGTGTAGTAACCTTGATCCTTGATGAGCAAATCGTGGTTGTTTGATTTAGAAAGTCcttcacggctaaagtgtttgaaggTCACCTAAATAGTTTAGGTCTGTGAAGTTTATGCACAAGGACAAGTGGGAGAATATTTCGGTGTATGCTctagtttattgtattcatatattttttttcttatatgaGTAATTCTCTCACGGTTAAATTCAACGTTGTTTTATCCCACTAGGAGtgttagtccaagtgggagtttgtaagaatttatgttttaaaattcgtagtttgtagtttaaaaattatattttatttaataaagtggttattaaagacttattagtgaaaatagaatactataatcttgaatctaataaactaaggtctcaaggctatctagtgtacacttgaactttatgtagagacataaacatgaatcaagttcaagtatataatCCAATCTCTAGTGTAtcaataaggttgggtgccttattttgGGAACACTATAGATACAACCCGCTTTGTATTTAGTATAAACCGAGTGAttctgaatcattcatgtagggACATGGAAGttgaggcatcctatgtaaagagtttacataacactagaaccatgaaatagtcacttctaagttataacaccattgactatataaaactgactatttcgattattgacgacctaggtaacttaatcttaatcctgagttaactatgaacttttgttcaaatggtattatccttagatttgcataggtgagggcggCTCAATAGTGCTGGCCaaacaagcctcccattttaggggtaagatgCTTGACTACGTCTGTGTTCTATTTTTACAGGCATTATGCTCGTAGATTTGACATGGTAGGCTTTAATTGAGCGACTGTTAGGTGACTAAATAGATTTATGCATTAAAAGGTGCAATCCTATTTATGCTTTGCTAAATCGCTAAAGTTATAGATTATCGTGCAAGTTTTCCTCTTTATCGCTCAAGTGGAAGTGAAGAGAGGTCTACTAGTAAGTCCAGGGTTGAACTcaaggaattgatatcaaagcttatTTCTTGGGTTCACTTTTCATTTAggcagtataaaagaataaactataTAGTATGAGAaagtgtaagtttaaactatatctacttatctacattAGAGAATTTATAAAATAAGGGGTGAAGGAAAGCCTATGCATTACTAGGCAATTAAGTAAGCAAAGAACCTCAATGCGATAGCACCTCTCAGTGTCTTTAAACGCCACACTTGCTCACCTCTTGGAATCCAAATGACTAAGCTGAGTTAAGCAAGGTATATCTAGAATGTTTCACTTAAAAGACTTAAagcttctcttttaagggtgacaacctctcgaTATCATATACCCACACTTGCTCTCCTTCCGGGATaaaaatgatggaagttatcttgcCAAAGTGGAGTTTGTCTTCAAACCTCTTCTTGCACGttttagccatatccttgctacttgtcCTCTCGGGTAGTTGGCGATAAACGCTGGCTAGGTGATGACTATAGTTCAGCTAAcgcgataagagttataagctaatcttcttatcaagaacttatcatagATCTTAAACTATAAATAACACAAGGACAGGTGAACAGTAAAGAGATGATGGATCGAAAAGGCATAAATATGtgatgtattaaagaatataggccttatgccactgtacaatatgaacaaatacattacaatgaaatacaaagaaaggaaagaatAGAAATGACATTAGAAGTTAGGGAGATGGAGCATGGGATCTTCTTCATTCAAACCTCAAGCTTTAAATCTTAACTGACCAGAGAAGATTAAGAAATGCATTATAGACGGTGGAGAGGCTATTCCTTTCCACCATTCTCTAGGTTTTAGCCGGTTCACAGACATTTGACTCTTTATACTACCGAGCTTCTTGACATATTCGAGCCTCTGGTCCATTCAGACCTTTATTTTTCT
This genomic window contains:
- the LOC103488585 gene encoding protein TRIGALACTOSYLDIACYLGLYCEROL 1, chloroplastic isoform X2 translates to MQIACQPHPLVDFSISSKRQDGWKNVQNLHSRNLVKLVFLERQMHKFAMSLCKNRLHAIPNAEDGDPSASMSEDINSNPVLDSIAGELWSKWSPPRYLWRGLSVLFLTGQVIMRTLKGKVHWKNTLQQLERVGPRSVGVCLLTSAFVGMAFTIQFVREFTRLGLNRSVGGVLALAFSRELSPVITSIVVAGRIGSSYAAELGTMQVSEQTDTLRVLGSNPVDYLVTPRVIASCIALPILTLMCFTVGMASSALLADSVYGVSINIILDSALRALKSWDIISAMIKSQVFGAIISVVSCAWGITTSGGAKGVGESTTSAVVISLVGIFIADFTLSCFFFQGAGDSLKNCM
- the LOC103488585 gene encoding protein TRIGALACTOSYLDIACYLGLYCEROL 1, chloroplastic isoform X1, with protein sequence MQIACQPHPLVDFSIRSSSKRQDGWKNVQNLHSRNLVKLVFLERQMHKFAMSLCKNRLHAIPNAEDGDPSASMSEDINSNPVLDSIAGELWSKWSPPRYLWRGLSVLFLTGQVIMRTLKGKVHWKNTLQQLERVGPRSVGVCLLTSAFVGMAFTIQFVREFTRLGLNRSVGGVLALAFSRELSPVITSIVVAGRIGSSYAAELGTMQVSEQTDTLRVLGSNPVDYLVTPRVIASCIALPILTLMCFTVGMASSALLADSVYGVSINIILDSALRALKSWDIISAMIKSQVFGAIISVVSCAWGITTSGGAKGVGESTTSAVVISLVGIFIADFTLSCFFFQGAGDSLKNCM